One Cryptomeria japonica chromosome 9, Sugi_1.0, whole genome shotgun sequence genomic window carries:
- the LOC131073179 gene encoding CSC1-like protein ERD4: MDFSALVTSVGTSFLIFVVLLLLYVWLASKQGNQVVYYPNRLLKGKGKDGYVSKTVNPFTWMAEAWRASEDEIIAAAGLDAAVYLTFVGTALAIMVVSSAVCLPVLLPLSATDRNNQIERQEALAKNKTASSYDDFDNLAMGNIQQKSNRLWGFVVAAYFVSFVTYFILWKTYKRVLNLRAREQASLEAKPEQFVILVQDIPLVPPGKTRKEQVDSFFRRLHPDTFDRSLIICDISQANKVWVEIEGYRKKLARAEFVSEESKTRPTHKTGFLGLMGKSVDSIDFYNEKIKDLMVKLNTKQKVALTEKQAGAAFIIFNSRLAAASAAQVVHSQLTDTWTVIPAPEPRQVLWKNLTIPFYQRMIRANTVYIIVFLTVIFYMIPITFVSAFTTLDELRKLLPFLKWVVDKKALKSILEAYLPQLALILFLAFLPVILMILSKAEGIASESQAVRAASGKYFYFIVFNVFLGVTLGGTLFQSLKQIQKEPSKIVNILGTSLPKTATFFISFVALKIFVGYGLEISRLVPLVVYHIKRRFLCKTEAELREAWAPGGFGYATRVPNDMLVMTIALCYAVLAPMIIPFAILYFAVGWLVLRNQALNVYVPSYESYGRMWPHIQIRIIAALILSQLTMIGYFSVKEFVYSFLLIPLPVASLLFAYLCKKRFYTSFCVTSLEVACKDVKEVPSLSSIAEAFTPPCLHLEDKFDDPEGFEDARSTVSSRASSMVTS, from the exons ATGGATTTTTCTGCGTTGGTGACATCTGTGGGGACTTCGTTTCTGATATTCGTGGTGCTGCTGCTGCTCTATGTATGGCTGGCCTCCAAGCAGGGGAACCAGGTGGTGTATTACCCGAACAGGCTGCTCAAGGGAAAGGGCAAGGATGGTTATGTCTCCAAGACTGTCAACCCCTTTACGTGGATGGCGGAGGCTTGGCGAGCCTCTGAGGATGAGATTATTGCCGCCGCTGGTCTCGATGCGGCTGTTTACCTTACGTTTGTTGGTACTG CCCTTGCAATCATGGTAGTATCTTCAGCAGTTTGTCTGCCAGTGCTTCTTCCCCTTAGCGCAACCGACCGCAATAATCAAATCGAACGGCAGGAAGCTCTTGCAAAGAACAAAACAGCTTCCTCCTATGATGATTTTGACAACCTTGCAATGGGCAATATTCAG CAAAAAAGTAATCGGCTATGGGGTTTTGTAGTCGCGGCATACTTCGTTTCCTTTGTGACTTACTTTATCCTGTGGAAAACGTACAAGCGTGTTCTTAATCTTAGAGCAAGGGAGCAAGCTTCCTTGGAGGCGAAACCTGAGCAATTCGTAATACTTGTGCAAGATATTCCTCTGGTACCACCGGGAAAGACACGCAAAGAACAAGTAGATTCTTTCTTCAGAAGACTGCACCCAGACACGTTCGATCGATCTTTGATTATATGTGACATTTCTCAG GCTAATAAGGTGTGGGTAGAGATAGAAGGGTACAGAAAGAAACTTGCTCGTGCTGAATTTGTATCTGAAGAGTCCAAGACACGCCCAACACATAAGACTGGGTTTTTAGGGCTGATGGGTAAAAGCGTGGATTCCATTGATTTCTACAATGAGAAGATAAAAGATTTAATGGTCAAGCTGAATACAAAACAAAAGGTTGCATTGACAGAGAAGCAGGCTGGTGCCGCTTTTATAATATTCAATAGTAGGCTTGCAGCAGCATCTGCCGCACAGGTTGTACATTCACAACTTACAGATACGTGGACCGTAATTCCTGCTCCCGAGCCTCGTCAAGTGTTGTGGAAGAATCTGACTATTCCATTCTACCAGAGGATGATCAGGGCAAATACAGTCTACATTATTGTGTTCCTAACTGTTATTTTCTACATGATTCCAATTACCTTTGTATCTGCTTTTACCACTCTTGATGAGCTGAGGAAACTTCTACCCTTTTTGAAATGGGTTGTGGATAAAAAAGCACTTAAAAGCATCCTTGAAGCCTATTTGCCTCAGCTTGCATTGATTCTCTTCTTGGCTTTTCTGCCGGTAATTCTTATGATCCTCTCCAAGGCAGAAGGGATTGCTTCGGAAAGCCAAGCCGTGAGAGCTGCATCTGGAAAGTACTTTTATTTTATAGTGTTCAACGTTTTCCTGGGAGTTACACTTGGTGGAACCTTGTTTCAGTCACTGAAGCAGATTCAGAAGGAACCCAGTAAAATTGTTAACATTCTAGGCACATCTCTTCCTAAAACTGCTACCTTCTTCATCAGTTTTGTTGCCCTTAA GATTTTTGTAGGTTATGGACTAGAAATTTCTCGTTTAGTGCCTCTGGTGGTCTACCACATCAAAAGGAGATTCCTTTGCAAGACAGAAGCAGAGCTGCGGGAGGCATGGGCTCCTGGTGGTTTTGGTTATGCTACCAGAGTGCCTAATGACATGCTAGTTATGACTATTGCTCTATGCTATGCTGTCCTCGCTCCGATGATCATTCCATTTGCTATTCTGTACTTTGCCGTGGGATGGCTTGTGCTTCGGAATCAG GCATTGAATGTGTATGTGCCCTCTTATGAAAGCTACGGCCGTATGTGGCCTCACATTCAGATCAGGATTATTGCAGCTTTGATTCTTTCACAGCTTACTATGATTGGCTATTTCTCAGTTAAGGAATTCGTGTACTCATTTCTGCTTATCCCCCTTCCGGTTGCAAGTCTATTATTTGCTTATCTTTGCAAAAAGCGTTTTTACACTTCCTTCTGTGTAACTTCTTTGGAGGTGGCCTGCAAGGATGTGAAGGAAGTTCCAAGTTTGTCCTCGATTGCGGAGGCTTTTACCCCTCCTTGCCTGCATCTAGAGGACAAGTTTGATGATCCTGAAGGATTTGAGGATGCTCGCTCAACTGTTTCCTCAAGGGCATCATCAATGGTTACATCCTAG